Proteins encoded by one window of Candidatus Effluviviaceae Genus V sp.:
- the rpsJ gene encoding 30S ribosomal protein S10 translates to MAGQRIRIRLMAYEHATLDQSAAEIVRVVRETGGTISGPIPLPTKRRIYTVLRSPHIDKKSREQFEIRTHKRLIDITNSTQKTLDSLMDLDLPGGVDISIKVE, encoded by the coding sequence GTGGCAGGCCAGCGAATCCGCATTCGTCTGATGGCCTACGAGCACGCGACGCTCGACCAGTCGGCGGCGGAGATCGTCCGGGTGGTCAGGGAGACCGGCGGCACGATCTCGGGTCCGATACCGCTTCCCACGAAGCGCAGGATCTACACGGTCCTTCGGTCGCCGCACATCGACAAGAAGTCGCGGGAGCAGTTCGAGATCCGCACGCACAAGCGGCTGATCGACATCACGAACTCGACGCAGAAGACGCTCGATTCGCTGATGGATCTCGATCTGCCTGGTGGTGTCGACATCTCGATCAAGGTCGAGTAG